From Nocardioides sp. HDW12B, the proteins below share one genomic window:
- a CDS encoding helix-turn-helix domain-containing protein, translating into MSAQPIEKSAGQDSDGLEPEEGPGGPAPERGSAPEQIEVRHQAAVSLLLGVATSAIAIAYLWRAVSTGATFDWMLCAVLAVLSVGLFRNLLDARLPLLVADELGVRFRLGRQWRGLPWEAVDRITVTPRRGALRDGRLVVSLHHMHRAIEGIEGRARRHARLNQKMYGAVLAVPLGLTTRISHATEDTLQERIAELAHGRAEVVTLLPEPKPEADTVPAARRPDHDTDATDDAGYDAAPDTTPDTAFDTAYGTVHDTSYGVTDRADHGTAWGTDGAAAPDSLDRVDGPDSLDRTDVAGFFDGTEEPRPAGDRRLRWLRRSSRTEETVSDVEESVEPLDPDLDDDLATGGSPAAYGGAAAFHAAPEVRPTTDPEPDPTVSAERDGVRPLDPKTSMPSQVSAYASSKVRAISRLGEPVAPLVIEEFEPHPAYDPVIGPDLAAARTRVGLSVDELADRTRIRPHVIESIEVDDFTPCGGDFYARGHIRTLARVLGKDPAPMLAAFDSRYATAPISPRRVFEAELATGLTGSMRSTRGGPNWALMIGAVLTLVLIWSAVRLFSVDSETAFEAPPPVLNGSSGLGNGFGEPEAAAPAASVQAVIAAVQAGANVEVRDAGGALVFEGDLVIGEVKTLTVTPPVTVTTDDGGAVSVTVAGRDLGFLGETAQPATKVFQAPSR; encoded by the coding sequence ATGAGCGCACAGCCCATCGAGAAGTCCGCCGGTCAGGACAGCGACGGCCTCGAGCCCGAGGAGGGCCCCGGCGGCCCGGCGCCCGAGCGCGGCAGCGCCCCGGAGCAGATCGAGGTGCGCCACCAGGCCGCGGTCTCGCTGCTGCTCGGGGTCGCCACCTCGGCCATCGCGATCGCCTACCTCTGGCGTGCGGTCTCGACCGGCGCGACGTTCGACTGGATGCTGTGCGCGGTCCTCGCGGTCCTGAGCGTGGGCCTGTTCCGCAACCTGCTCGACGCCCGCCTGCCGCTGCTGGTGGCCGACGAGCTCGGCGTCCGCTTCCGGCTGGGTCGCCAGTGGCGCGGCCTGCCCTGGGAGGCCGTGGACCGCATCACCGTCACCCCGCGCCGCGGCGCGCTGCGTGACGGCCGGCTGGTCGTCTCACTGCACCACATGCACCGCGCCATCGAGGGCATCGAAGGTCGCGCCCGCCGTCACGCCCGCCTCAACCAGAAGATGTACGGCGCCGTCCTCGCCGTCCCGCTCGGCCTGACCACCCGCATCAGCCACGCCACCGAGGACACCCTGCAGGAGCGCATCGCCGAGCTGGCCCACGGCCGCGCCGAGGTCGTCACCCTCCTGCCCGAGCCCAAGCCGGAGGCCGACACGGTCCCGGCCGCGCGGCGTCCCGACCACGACACCGACGCGACCGACGACGCCGGCTACGACGCGGCCCCTGACACGACCCCTGACACGGCCTTTGACACGGCTTACGGCACAGTCCACGACACCTCCTACGGCGTCACCGACCGCGCCGACCACGGCACTGCGTGGGGGACCGACGGCGCCGCGGCGCCCGACAGCCTCGACCGGGTGGACGGCCCCGACAGCCTCGACCGCACGGACGTCGCCGGTTTCTTCGACGGCACCGAGGAGCCGCGCCCCGCCGGGGACCGTCGCCTCCGGTGGCTGCGTCGCAGCTCGCGCACCGAGGAGACCGTCTCCGACGTCGAGGAGTCGGTCGAGCCGCTCGACCCCGACCTCGACGACGACCTCGCGACCGGTGGGTCGCCGGCGGCGTACGGCGGCGCGGCCGCCTTCCACGCCGCTCCCGAGGTCCGTCCCACGACCGACCCGGAGCCGGACCCGACGGTCAGCGCCGAGCGCGACGGCGTCCGTCCGCTCGACCCGAAGACCAGCATGCCGAGCCAGGTGTCGGCCTACGCCTCATCGAAGGTGCGGGCCATCTCGCGCCTCGGCGAGCCCGTCGCACCCCTGGTGATCGAGGAGTTCGAGCCGCACCCCGCCTACGACCCGGTCATCGGGCCCGACCTGGCCGCCGCGCGCACCCGGGTCGGTCTCAGCGTCGACGAGCTGGCCGACCGGACCCGCATCCGGCCCCACGTCATCGAGTCCATCGAGGTCGACGACTTCACCCCGTGCGGCGGCGACTTCTACGCCCGCGGCCACATCCGCACCCTGGCCCGCGTCCTGGGCAAGGACCCGGCTCCGATGCTGGCGGCCTTCGACAGCCGCTACGCGACCGCACCGATCAGCCCCCGCCGCGTCTTCGAGGCCGAGCTGGCCACCGGTCTCACCGGCAGCATGCGCAGCACCCGCGGCGGGCCGAACTGGGCGCTGATGATCGGCGCGGTGCTGACGCTGGTGCTGATCTGGAGCGCCGTGCGGCTGTTCTCGGTCGACTCCGAGACGGCGTTCGAGGCCCCGCCGCCGGTGCTCAACGGGTCCTCGGGCCTCGGCAACGGCTTCGGCGAGCCGGAGGCGGCCGCCCCGGCGGCGTCGGTGCAGGCCGTCATCGCGGCGGTCCAGGCCGGGGCCAACGTCGAGGTCCGCGACGCCGGTGGCGCGTTGGTCTTCGAGGGCGACCTGGTCATCGGCGAGGTGAAGACCCTCACCGTCACCCCGCCGGTCACGGTCACCACCGACGACGGGGGCGCGGTGTCGGTCACCGTCGCCGGACGCGACCTCGGGTTCCTCGGCGAGACCGCTCAGCCGGCGACGAAGGTGTTCCAGGCCCCCTCCCGGTGA
- a CDS encoding DNA translocase FtsK encodes MATRTSSPPRSRATGSTKTSTRSTSGSGSRSTSSSKSRSSGSQARRTSGKGSSSRKRPAPRAVRSGPGPILRAFTALGHGLAGLWLGIAHVLGGAVRRVTGAARDLDADHRRDGLGLTLIGLAVVVAASVWWRLPGGVGETTRTVVNGSVGLLGWFVPLALVGIGVVTLRNPESTGPAGRQVIGWSSLLFGVLGLIHISHGSPRGTQTQALHEAGGAVGFVVGSLSTDLLRSTYVAVPLLVLMALFGLLVVTATPVYKIPERFAAARDLMLGRRHGDAEEQAAAVVPEQPTRRSRTRRRQGAMAGTDDDFTPEGDPAYDSPVAVEPDPSVGRRKRGRSAASDAAAAAPDAVAVAMAGLGEERDEPSEQVEPPPHTPLPARVEQLALSGDIAYSLPGNEVLKPGSVHKARSKASDEVVARLTEVLEQFDIDAQVTGYTRGPTVTRYEVELGPAVKVEKVTALGKNIAYAVASADVRILSPIPGKSAIGIEIPNIDKEIVSLGDVLRSNNARNDHHPMIVGLGKDVEGGFVVANLAKMPHLLVAGATGSGKSSFINSMISSLLMRSTPDEVRMILVDPKRVELNAYEGIPHLITPIITNPKKASEALAWVVREMDMRYDDLAAFGFRHVDDFNKAVRAGKVQVPQGSERVLAPYPYLLVVVDELADLMMVAPRDVEDAVVRITQLARAAGIHLILATQRPSVDVVTGLIKANVPSRLAFATSSLADSRVILDQPGAEKLVGQGDGLFLPMGASKPVRVQGSWVTEAEVHQVVKHCKEQLQPAYRDDVTAPAAAKRDLDDDIGDDLDLVVAAIELVVSTQFGSTSMLQRKLRVGFAKAGRLMDILESRGVVGPSEGSKARDVLIKPDDLDGVIATVQGEQ; translated from the coding sequence ATGGCGACCCGTACGTCTTCCCCACCGCGGTCGCGAGCCACCGGCAGCACCAAGACCTCGACCCGGAGCACCTCCGGATCGGGCTCGCGGAGCACCAGCAGCTCGAAGTCGCGGTCGTCCGGCAGCCAGGCACGTCGTACCTCGGGCAAGGGCTCCTCGTCGAGGAAGCGCCCCGCACCCCGCGCCGTACGCAGCGGACCTGGCCCCATCCTCCGTGCCTTCACCGCGCTCGGCCACGGCCTCGCCGGGCTGTGGCTCGGCATCGCGCACGTCCTCGGGGGTGCGGTCCGCCGGGTCACCGGTGCGGCCCGCGACCTCGACGCGGACCACCGTCGCGACGGCCTCGGCCTGACGCTCATCGGCCTCGCGGTCGTCGTGGCCGCCTCGGTCTGGTGGCGGCTGCCGGGAGGCGTCGGCGAGACCACCCGCACGGTCGTCAACGGCTCCGTCGGCCTCCTGGGCTGGTTCGTCCCGCTGGCGCTCGTCGGCATCGGCGTCGTCACCCTGCGCAACCCCGAGAGCACCGGCCCGGCCGGGCGCCAGGTCATCGGCTGGAGCTCGCTGCTCTTCGGCGTCCTCGGGCTCATCCACATCAGCCACGGCAGCCCGCGCGGCACCCAGACCCAGGCGCTGCACGAGGCCGGGGGAGCGGTCGGCTTCGTCGTCGGCTCGCTGTCCACCGACCTGCTGCGCAGCACCTACGTCGCGGTGCCGCTGCTGGTGCTCATGGCGCTGTTCGGTCTGCTGGTGGTCACCGCGACGCCGGTCTACAAGATCCCCGAGCGCTTCGCCGCCGCCCGCGACCTCATGCTCGGCCGTCGCCACGGCGACGCCGAGGAGCAGGCCGCCGCCGTCGTGCCCGAGCAGCCCACCCGCCGCAGCCGCACCCGCCGCCGGCAGGGCGCCATGGCCGGCACCGACGACGACTTCACCCCCGAGGGCGACCCCGCCTACGACAGCCCGGTGGCCGTCGAGCCCGACCCCTCGGTCGGACGCCGCAAGCGCGGACGCTCGGCCGCCTCCGACGCCGCCGCGGCGGCCCCCGACGCGGTCGCGGTCGCGATGGCCGGCCTGGGGGAGGAGCGCGACGAGCCCTCCGAGCAGGTCGAGCCGCCGCCGCACACCCCGCTGCCCGCCCGCGTCGAGCAGCTCGCGCTGTCCGGCGACATCGCCTACTCACTGCCCGGCAACGAGGTCCTCAAGCCCGGCAGCGTGCACAAGGCGCGCTCCAAGGCCTCCGACGAGGTCGTGGCCCGGCTGACCGAGGTGCTCGAGCAGTTCGACATCGACGCCCAGGTCACCGGCTACACCCGCGGCCCGACCGTCACGCGCTACGAGGTCGAGCTCGGCCCCGCGGTCAAGGTCGAGAAGGTCACCGCGCTGGGCAAGAACATCGCCTACGCCGTCGCCTCGGCCGACGTGCGGATCCTCTCGCCGATCCCCGGCAAGAGCGCCATCGGCATCGAGATCCCCAACATCGACAAGGAGATCGTCTCCCTCGGCGACGTGCTGCGGTCGAACAACGCCCGCAACGACCACCACCCGATGATCGTCGGGCTCGGCAAGGACGTCGAGGGCGGCTTCGTGGTCGCCAACCTTGCGAAGATGCCCCACCTGCTGGTGGCGGGCGCGACCGGCTCCGGCAAGTCGAGCTTCATCAACTCGATGATCAGCTCGCTGCTCATGCGCTCCACGCCCGACGAGGTCCGCATGATCCTGGTGGACCCCAAGCGCGTCGAGCTCAACGCCTACGAGGGCATCCCACACCTGATCACGCCCATCATCACGAACCCCAAGAAGGCCTCCGAGGCGCTGGCGTGGGTCGTGCGCGAGATGGACATGAGGTACGACGACCTCGCCGCGTTCGGCTTCCGCCACGTCGACGACTTCAACAAGGCCGTCCGGGCCGGCAAGGTGCAGGTGCCGCAGGGCAGCGAGCGCGTGCTGGCGCCGTACCCGTATCTCCTGGTGGTCGTCGACGAGCTCGCCGACCTCATGATGGTCGCCCCGCGCGACGTCGAGGACGCCGTCGTCCGCATCACCCAGCTCGCGCGTGCCGCCGGCATCCACCTGATCCTGGCCACGCAGCGACCCAGCGTCGACGTCGTCACCGGCCTCATCAAGGCCAACGTGCCGTCGCGACTCGCCTTCGCCACCTCGAGCCTCGCCGACAGCCGGGTCATCCTCGACCAGCCGGGCGCGGAGAAGCTCGTGGGCCAGGGTGACGGCCTGTTCCTGCCGATGGGCGCCTCCAAGCCGGTGCGCGTGCAGGGCTCGTGGGTCACCGAGGCCGAGGTGCACCAGGTCGTCAAGCACTGCAAGGAGCAGCTGCAGCCGGCCTACCGCGACGACGTCACCGCTCCGGCCGCCGCCAAGCGCGACCTGGACGACGACATCGGCGACGACCTCGACCTCGTGGTCGCCGCGATCGAGCTCGTGGTGTCCACGCAGTTCGGTTCCACCTCGATGTTGCAGCGCAAGCTGCGTGTCGGCTTCGCCAAAGCGGGTCGGTTGATGGACATTCTGGAGAGCAGGGGCGTGGTCGGTCCCAGCGAGGGTTCCAAGGCCCGCGACGTCCTCATCAAGCCTGATGACCTGGACGGGGTCATCGCCACTGTGCAGGGAGAGCAATGA
- a CDS encoding LysR family transcriptional regulator yields the protein MIDLAALESLRAVAHHASVNGAARALGFTPSAVSQQVKRLERGVGVPLLERVGRGVVLTAAGQRLVDDTGELRERLERIEAEVRLAAGEVAGSLQVATFSTATRGLVGPVLRRLREEHPDLQVTLQEQEPWDTVDLVATGRVDLGLAHSWGDLPLTVPAHVRTTDVARDVADVLVPVDHPLAARESVRPTDLREVDWVATASGTICRQWLSRMYVGTGTSPRIVHEAAEFDSHVAVVAAGLAVALVPRLGRAALPAEVVAVPVVDPVPERTVTALHRRSMDSSPAVRALLAALVEAPGGHLARGAPASPA from the coding sequence ATGATCGATCTCGCTGCCCTGGAGTCGCTGCGCGCTGTGGCCCACCACGCGTCGGTCAACGGCGCGGCCCGGGCGCTCGGATTCACGCCGAGCGCGGTCTCCCAGCAGGTGAAGCGGCTCGAGCGGGGCGTCGGGGTGCCCCTGCTGGAGCGCGTGGGACGCGGCGTCGTGCTGACCGCCGCCGGGCAGCGGCTCGTCGACGACACCGGCGAGCTGCGCGAGCGGCTGGAGCGGATCGAGGCCGAGGTGCGCCTGGCGGCGGGGGAGGTCGCCGGGTCGCTGCAGGTCGCGACCTTCTCGACCGCCACGCGCGGGCTCGTGGGCCCGGTCCTGCGCCGTCTGCGGGAGGAGCACCCCGACCTCCAGGTCACCCTGCAGGAGCAGGAGCCCTGGGACACCGTCGACCTCGTGGCCACCGGACGCGTCGACCTCGGTCTCGCCCACAGCTGGGGCGACCTGCCGCTGACCGTGCCCGCGCACGTGCGCACCACGGACGTGGCCCGCGACGTCGCCGACGTGCTCGTGCCCGTCGACCACCCGCTGGCGGCGCGCGAGAGCGTGCGGCCCACCGACCTGCGCGAGGTCGACTGGGTGGCCACCGCGAGCGGCACGATCTGCCGCCAGTGGCTGTCCCGGATGTACGTCGGCACCGGCACCTCGCCGCGCATCGTCCACGAGGCCGCCGAGTTCGACTCCCACGTCGCCGTGGTCGCCGCCGGGCTCGCCGTCGCGCTGGTGCCCCGGCTCGGCCGGGCCGCCCTGCCGGCGGAGGTGGTGGCAGTGCCGGTCGTCGACCCCGTCCCCGAGCGGACCGTCACCGCGCTGCACCGCCGCAGCATGGACAGCTCCCCGGCGGTGCGGGCCCTGCTCGCCGCCCTCGTCGAGGCGCCCGGCGGCCACCTCGCCCGAGGGGCGCCCGCGTCGCCTGCCTAG
- a CDS encoding threonine aldolase family protein — MIDLRSDTVTRPTASMRRAMAEAEVGDDVYGEDPTVRALEEKVAGLLGKEAALFTATGSLANVLAVRSLVGVGQEVLCEASAHIARAELGVHAAVTGLTMRTWVGRPLDLATIESMFAPDMGPFFVPTRAISVENTHNFGGGAVVRIDDLRSLREYADRHGVGVHLDGARLWNAHVATGTPLTAYGEVADVLAVCLSKGLGAPIGSLVVGSAEVIAEARVWRKRLGGGMRQVGILAAAGIHALDHHLERLAEDHEHAGILAEACGVDPTGVDTNIVVVPHPDPARVVAAAREEGLLVSAVGATSLRLVTHLDVDRAAVDRAAAILPPLLA; from the coding sequence GTGATCGACCTCCGCAGCGACACCGTCACCCGACCGACCGCCTCCATGCGCCGCGCCATGGCCGAGGCCGAGGTGGGCGACGACGTCTACGGCGAGGACCCGACCGTCCGGGCGCTGGAGGAGAAGGTCGCCGGCCTGCTGGGCAAGGAGGCGGCGCTGTTCACCGCCACCGGGTCGCTGGCCAACGTGCTCGCCGTGCGGTCGCTGGTCGGCGTCGGCCAGGAGGTGCTCTGCGAGGCCTCGGCCCACATCGCGCGCGCCGAGCTCGGGGTGCACGCCGCCGTCACCGGCCTGACGATGCGGACCTGGGTCGGGCGGCCCCTCGACCTGGCGACGATCGAGTCGATGTTCGCCCCCGACATGGGGCCGTTCTTCGTGCCGACCCGGGCGATCTCGGTCGAGAACACCCACAACTTCGGCGGGGGAGCGGTCGTCCGCATCGACGACCTCCGGTCGCTGCGGGAGTACGCCGACCGTCACGGGGTCGGCGTACACCTGGACGGGGCGCGGCTGTGGAACGCCCACGTGGCGACCGGCACCCCGCTCACGGCGTACGGCGAGGTGGCCGACGTCCTGGCGGTCTGCCTCAGCAAGGGGCTCGGCGCCCCGATCGGCTCGCTGGTGGTCGGGTCCGCCGAGGTGATCGCCGAGGCGCGCGTCTGGCGCAAGCGGCTCGGGGGAGGGATGCGGCAGGTCGGGATCCTGGCCGCGGCCGGCATCCACGCCCTCGACCACCACCTCGAGCGGCTGGCCGAGGACCACGAGCACGCCGGGATCCTGGCCGAGGCGTGCGGGGTCGACCCGACCGGCGTGGACACCAACATCGTGGTGGTCCCGCACCCCGACCCGGCCCGCGTCGTGGCCGCGGCCCGCGAGGAGGGCCTGCTCGTCAGCGCCGTCGGCGCCACGTCCCTGCGGCTCGTCACGCACCTCGACGTCGACCGCGCCGCCGTCGACCGTGCCGCCGCGATCCTCCCGCCCCTCCTGGCCTGA
- a CDS encoding OmpA family protein has translation MKDESPAESPQDGADAGTAPDGASRTEQRLVTRRRRVRRPLGGAFWLTALLLAAALAAGATYTQRDGVETALAADVDKRLAAKGLGKVAVTLEGRSVTAAVPAGEDEDKVERVVAGVSGVAEVETTQAFANAKQRRTCESLARELDQATNNQRIPFAGASTQLTSEGQALVGAAARVLKECPVGDVVVGGHSDDDTPDFSTLSLQRAQVMVDLLVRNGVDRSRMEARGYGDQFPVDDADTAAAVQRNQRGEISAEGS, from the coding sequence ATGAAGGACGAGTCACCCGCGGAGTCGCCGCAGGACGGAGCCGACGCCGGCACCGCCCCCGACGGCGCGTCGCGGACCGAGCAGCGGTTGGTCACGCGCCGTCGCCGGGTCCGTCGACCGCTGGGCGGCGCCTTCTGGCTCACCGCCCTGCTGCTCGCGGCCGCCCTGGCGGCCGGTGCGACGTACACGCAGCGCGACGGGGTGGAGACCGCGCTCGCCGCCGACGTCGACAAGCGCCTGGCTGCCAAGGGCCTCGGCAAGGTGGCGGTGACCCTCGAGGGGCGCAGCGTCACGGCGGCGGTCCCGGCCGGCGAGGACGAGGACAAGGTCGAGCGCGTGGTCGCCGGCGTGAGCGGCGTCGCGGAGGTCGAGACCACCCAGGCGTTCGCCAACGCCAAGCAGCGCCGCACCTGCGAGTCGCTCGCCCGCGAGCTCGACCAGGCCACGAACAACCAGCGGATCCCGTTCGCCGGGGCGTCCACCCAGCTCACCTCCGAGGGCCAGGCGCTCGTGGGGGCCGCCGCCCGGGTGCTCAAGGAGTGCCCGGTCGGCGACGTGGTGGTCGGTGGTCACTCCGACGACGACACCCCCGACTTCTCGACGCTGTCTCTGCAGCGCGCCCAGGTCATGGTCGACCTGCTCGTGCGCAACGGTGTGGACCGCAGCCGGATGGAGGCGCGCGGCTACGGCGACCAGTTCCCGGTCGACGACGCCGACACCGCGGCCGCGGTGCAGCGCAACCAGCGCGGCGAGATCAGTGCGGAGGGCAGCTGA
- the aroF gene encoding 3-deoxy-7-phosphoheptulonate synthase yields the protein MVVVMAPEATDADIAHVVEKVEGVGGSAFVSKGLVRTIIGLVGDIDSFHGLNLRTLPGVADVHRISDPFKLVSRQHHADRSTVWVGPRGHQVPIGPDTFTFIAGPCAVESEQQTLEAVEMAKAAGASIMRGGAFKPRTSPYAFQGLGVRGLEILAGVREATGLPVVTEVVDARDVPVVAEHADMLQIGTRNMANFGLLQAAGDAGKPVLLKRGMTATIEEWLMAAEYIAQRGNLDVVLCERGIRTFEPATRNTLDISAVPVVQAKSHLPIIVDPSHAGGLRELVVPLSRAAVAVGADGVIVDVHPNPEDALCDGPQALFGSDLRSLAQAMRQLPPVLGRHDAGAKVRTTA from the coding sequence ATGGTCGTCGTGATGGCGCCGGAGGCCACGGACGCGGACATCGCGCACGTGGTGGAGAAGGTCGAGGGCGTCGGAGGGTCGGCGTTCGTCAGCAAGGGGCTGGTGCGCACGATCATCGGCCTGGTCGGTGACATCGACTCCTTCCACGGCCTCAACCTGCGCACCCTGCCCGGCGTGGCCGACGTGCACCGCATCTCGGACCCGTTCAAGCTGGTCAGCCGCCAGCACCACGCGGACCGCAGCACTGTCTGGGTGGGCCCCCGCGGCCACCAGGTGCCGATCGGTCCCGACACCTTCACGTTCATCGCCGGGCCCTGTGCCGTCGAGTCCGAGCAGCAGACGCTCGAGGCGGTGGAGATGGCCAAGGCAGCCGGTGCGTCGATCATGCGCGGCGGAGCCTTCAAGCCGCGCACGTCGCCGTACGCCTTCCAGGGCCTGGGCGTCCGCGGCCTGGAGATCCTCGCCGGCGTGCGCGAGGCGACCGGGCTGCCCGTGGTGACCGAGGTCGTCGACGCCCGCGACGTGCCGGTGGTGGCCGAGCACGCCGACATGCTGCAGATCGGTACCCGCAACATGGCCAACTTCGGGCTGCTGCAGGCCGCCGGCGACGCCGGCAAGCCGGTGCTGCTCAAGCGCGGGATGACCGCGACGATCGAGGAGTGGCTGATGGCGGCGGAGTACATCGCCCAGCGCGGCAACCTCGACGTGGTCCTCTGCGAGCGCGGCATCCGCACCTTCGAGCCCGCGACGCGCAACACCCTCGACATCTCCGCGGTGCCGGTGGTGCAGGCCAAGAGCCACCTGCCGATCATCGTCGACCCCTCCCACGCGGGCGGGCTGCGCGAGCTCGTCGTACCCCTCTCGCGCGCCGCGGTTGCAGTGGGCGCCGACGGCGTCATCGTCGACGTGCACCCGAACCCGGAGGATGCGCTCTGCGACGGCCCGCAGGCGCTGTTCGGCAGCGACCTGCGCTCGCTGGCCCAGGCGATGCGCCAGCTCCCGCCGGTGCTGGGGCGTCACGACGCCGGGGCGAAGGTGCGTACGACGGCCTGA